One Nocardioidaceae bacterium SCSIO 66511 genomic window carries:
- a CDS encoding DUF47 family protein → MRLKLRPTEDTFYDLFTESATHLVNGARLLAAMLDVESDRPAIAEQMREAEHQADETTHAIVRRVNSTFVTPFDREDIYRLAGILDDVMDFMEEAVDLIGLYEIGELPAEFATQVEVLQRAAELTAEAMPRLRTMKDLEEYWIEINRLENQGDRSYRRIVAKLFSGKYKALEVLKLKDVVDALEHAMDALETVANTIEQIAVKES, encoded by the coding sequence GTGCGGCTCAAGCTCCGCCCCACCGAGGATACGTTTTACGACCTGTTCACCGAATCCGCCACGCATCTGGTGAACGGCGCCCGTCTGCTCGCGGCGATGCTCGACGTCGAGAGCGATCGGCCCGCCATCGCCGAGCAGATGCGAGAGGCCGAGCACCAGGCGGATGAGACGACCCACGCGATCGTACGAAGGGTCAACAGCACCTTCGTGACCCCGTTCGACCGCGAGGACATCTATCGGCTCGCCGGCATCCTCGATGACGTCATGGACTTCATGGAGGAGGCCGTCGACCTGATCGGGCTCTACGAGATCGGCGAGCTTCCCGCCGAGTTCGCGACCCAGGTCGAGGTCCTCCAACGCGCCGCGGAGCTCACCGCAGAGGCGATGCCGCGACTGCGCACCATGAAGGACCTCGAGGAGTACTGGATCGAGATCAACCGGCTCGAGAACCAAGGCGACCGAAGCTATCGGCGCATCGTCGCCAAGCTGTTCAGCGGTAAGTACAAGGCCCTCGAGGTGCTCAAGCTCAAGGATGTCGTCGACGCCCTCGAACACGCGATGGATGCGCTCGAGACCGTGGCGAACACGATCGAGCAGATCGCCGTCAAGGAGAGCTGA
- a CDS encoding inorganic phosphate transporter, whose translation MDVTLALVIAVVVVALVFDYTNGFHDAANAIATSVSTRALTPRIALAMAAVMNFIGAFLGTEVADTIGSIIAEGVHGEGAHGLTIVLGALVGAIVWNLITWYFGIPSSSSHALIGGLVGAGVASASAVKWEALIDKVLIPMIVSPVVGFGGSFMLMIAILWIFRRSSPWRVGRGFRFAQTVSAAAMALGHGLQDAQKTMGVIFLALLASGHYSQEDGIPLWVKVAAATAISLGTYSGGWRIMRTLGRRIIDLDPARGFASETVASMVLYVMAMGLGAPVSTTHTITSSVMGAGATKRFSAVRWGVARSIVVAWVVTIPAAAFVAAIVYWICALFLP comes from the coding sequence GTGGACGTCACCCTCGCGTTGGTGATCGCGGTTGTCGTCGTCGCCCTGGTGTTCGACTACACCAACGGGTTCCACGACGCGGCCAACGCAATCGCCACCTCGGTTTCCACCCGCGCACTGACACCGCGGATCGCGCTCGCGATGGCGGCGGTCATGAACTTCATCGGCGCTTTCCTCGGTACGGAGGTCGCCGACACCATCGGCAGCATCATCGCCGAAGGGGTGCACGGTGAGGGTGCACATGGTCTGACGATCGTGCTCGGCGCACTTGTGGGCGCGATCGTCTGGAACCTCATCACCTGGTACTTCGGCATCCCCTCGTCGTCCTCGCACGCGCTGATCGGCGGCCTGGTGGGGGCGGGCGTCGCATCGGCGAGCGCGGTCAAATGGGAAGCCCTGATCGACAAGGTGCTCATCCCGATGATCGTGTCGCCGGTCGTCGGTTTCGGCGGGTCGTTCATGCTGATGATCGCGATCCTGTGGATCTTCCGCCGTTCGAGCCCCTGGCGCGTCGGTCGCGGGTTTCGCTTCGCTCAAACCGTCTCGGCGGCGGCGATGGCGCTCGGGCACGGCCTCCAGGACGCCCAGAAGACGATGGGCGTGATCTTCCTGGCCCTGCTCGCGAGCGGTCATTACAGCCAGGAGGACGGCATCCCGCTGTGGGTCAAGGTTGCGGCCGCGACCGCCATCTCTCTCGGTACGTACTCAGGAGGCTGGCGCATCATGCGTACGCTCGGCCGCCGGATCATCGACCTCGACCCGGCGCGTGGTTTCGCATCCGAGACGGTCGCCTCGATGGTCTTGTACGTGATGGCGATGGGCCTCGGCGCACCGGTTTCGACCACGCACACGATCACCTCGTCGGTCATGGGCGCCGGCGCCACCAAACGGTTCAGTGCCGTTCGTTGGGGTGTTGCCCGCAGCATCGTGGTGGCCTGGGTGGTCACGATCCCTGCCGCGGCGTTCGTGGCTGCGATCGTCTACTGGATCTGCGCGCTCTTCTTGCCCTAG
- the pstC gene encoding phosphate ABC transporter permease subunit PstC: MTTASTREAPRPVRRRGDRIFSGISFAAGALILITLASVAIFLTVEAIPGISATAEEAPILDGAGFWSYVWPLVYGTLFAAAIALLIATPLAIAVALFISHYAPRRIGQLVGYVVDLLAAVPSVVYGLWGIAFLSGELVPIYRWLADNLGFIPFFDTNPAGQAYAFSTTGRTIMTASLVLAIMILPIITAICREIFLQTPRLHEEAALALGATRWEMIRMTVFPYARSGIVGAVMLGLGRALGETMAVAMVLSTSGVVTVRLLTTTNPSTIPANIAHGIKESSGLNVNVLIASGLVLFVITFLVNFAARAIVDRRKDFSGAN; encoded by the coding sequence GTGACGACAGCCAGCACCCGCGAGGCGCCGCGACCCGTACGCCGGCGTGGCGACCGGATCTTCTCCGGCATCTCGTTCGCGGCCGGCGCACTCATCCTGATCACGCTCGCCAGCGTTGCGATCTTCCTGACCGTCGAGGCGATTCCCGGCATCAGCGCGACCGCGGAAGAAGCGCCGATCCTGGACGGCGCGGGCTTCTGGTCGTACGTCTGGCCGCTCGTCTACGGCACCCTCTTCGCGGCCGCGATCGCACTGCTGATCGCAACCCCGCTCGCGATCGCCGTCGCACTTTTCATCTCGCACTACGCGCCACGCCGCATCGGCCAGCTGGTCGGCTACGTCGTCGACCTGCTCGCGGCCGTCCCCAGCGTCGTGTACGGCCTCTGGGGCATCGCCTTCCTGTCCGGAGAGCTGGTGCCGATCTACCGCTGGCTCGCCGACAACCTGGGATTCATCCCGTTCTTCGACACCAACCCGGCCGGGCAGGCGTACGCCTTCAGCACCACCGGCCGCACCATCATGACCGCGTCGCTCGTACTCGCGATCATGATCCTCCCGATCATCACCGCGATCTGCCGCGAGATCTTCCTGCAGACACCGCGCCTGCACGAGGAGGCGGCGCTCGCACTCGGCGCGACCCGCTGGGAAATGATCCGGATGACGGTCTTCCCGTACGCCCGCTCCGGCATCGTCGGCGCTGTCATGCTGGGCCTCGGCCGCGCGCTCGGCGAGACGATGGCCGTTGCGATGGTGCTGTCCACGAGCGGGGTAGTCACCGTACGGCTCCTCACCACGACGAACCCGTCGACGATCCCCGCGAACATCGCGCACGGCATCAAGGAGAGCTCGGGTCTCAACGTGAACGTGCTCATCGCCAGCGGCCTGGTGCTGTTCGTGATCACCTTCCTGGTCAACTTCGCCGCCCGCGCGATCGTGGATCGCCGCAAGGACTTCTCCGGAGCCAACTGA
- the pstS gene encoding phosphate ABC transporter substrate-binding protein PstS has translation MKRNLMRYGAPLAATAALVLATACGAGNEADADGDSGSSDLSGELNGAGASSQEAAFAAWQKGFQTENPDVTVNYDPVGSGSGREQFIAGGSILFAGSDEYFPEEEIADAEERCGGDVVEVPVYVSPIAVIFNVKGVDSLNLSPETLGSIFAGKINSWDDKAIAAENPDANLPSEPITAVHRSDESGTTANFTDYLDQASGGSWSHGVIETWPIKSGEAAEGTSGVVSAVKNGEGTIGYADASQAGDLGVAKVQVGKEFVEYSPEAAAAALDASKPASGRADTSMALDLDRTTTEGGVYPIVLVSYGMACSEYESAEEADLVKGWFDYVLSPEGQKAAAGEAGSAPLSEQVASDAKAIVDQISAKG, from the coding sequence GTGAAACGCAACCTGATGCGCTATGGCGCTCCTTTGGCCGCAACGGCCGCGCTCGTGCTCGCGACCGCGTGCGGTGCTGGCAACGAGGCAGACGCCGACGGTGACAGCGGCTCGAGCGATCTCAGCGGCGAGCTCAACGGCGCCGGCGCGAGCTCGCAGGAGGCAGCCTTCGCCGCTTGGCAGAAGGGCTTCCAGACCGAGAACCCCGACGTCACCGTGAACTACGACCCGGTGGGATCGGGCAGCGGCCGCGAGCAGTTCATCGCCGGCGGCAGCATCCTCTTCGCCGGATCCGACGAGTACTTCCCGGAGGAGGAGATCGCCGACGCCGAGGAGCGCTGCGGCGGCGACGTCGTCGAGGTCCCGGTCTACGTCAGCCCGATCGCCGTCATCTTCAACGTCAAGGGCGTCGACTCGCTGAACCTCAGCCCGGAGACGCTCGGCTCGATCTTCGCCGGCAAGATCAACTCCTGGGACGACAAGGCGATCGCGGCCGAGAATCCCGACGCCAACCTGCCGAGCGAGCCGATCACCGCCGTACACCGCTCTGACGAGTCGGGTACGACCGCCAACTTCACCGACTACCTCGACCAGGCGTCGGGCGGCAGCTGGTCGCACGGCGTCATCGAGACCTGGCCGATCAAGAGCGGCGAGGCCGCCGAGGGCACCTCCGGTGTCGTCAGCGCGGTGAAGAACGGCGAGGGAACGATCGGATACGCCGACGCCAGCCAGGCCGGTGACCTCGGTGTCGCCAAGGTCCAGGTCGGCAAGGAGTTCGTCGAGTACAGCCCCGAGGCCGCGGCCGCCGCGCTCGACGCATCCAAGCCCGCTTCCGGGCGCGCCGACACGAGCATGGCGCTCGACCTCGACCGCACGACGACCGAGGGCGGCGTCTACCCGATCGTCCTCGTCTCGTACGGCATGGCCTGCAGCGAGTACGAGTCGGCCGAGGAGGCCGATCTGGTGAAGGGCTGGTTCGACTACGTACTCAGCCCCGAGGGCCAGAAGGCCGCCGCCGGTGAGGCCGGCTCGGCTCCGCTCTCCGAGCAGGTGGCCAGCGACGCCAAGGCCATCGTCGACCAGATCTCGGCCAAGGGCTGA
- the pstA gene encoding phosphate ABC transporter permease PstA, whose translation MSVTTAPERPGTPVTPPDPSLRQPKLPHWAGYAVFGGLVALAAVLYFVIGMPLVGSVVVAWLVCAVAYPVWSLTIEGTRKATDRLVTVGVLTAFALALVPLVSIIVKVIAEGAGALSAEFLTYSMRNVIGEEQGGIYHALIGTLLITAGATVISVPIGLFTAIYLVEYAKDNRLGHWIRFLVDVMTGIPSIVAGLFAYSLFVALFEPGIRLGIGGSVALSVLMIPVVVRSCEEMLKLVPNELREASYALGVPKWRTIVRVVIPTSLAGIVTGITLAIARIIGETAPLLLIAGSTTSTNFNLFDGNMMTLPVFAYSEVSSPGMNPELSTERAWGAALVLMIIVMLLNLIARVVSYLFSPKGEK comes from the coding sequence ATGAGCGTCACGACCGCACCCGAGCGCCCCGGCACGCCGGTCACGCCGCCGGACCCCTCGCTGCGCCAGCCGAAACTGCCCCATTGGGCCGGGTACGCCGTCTTCGGCGGACTGGTCGCGCTGGCGGCAGTCCTGTACTTCGTCATCGGCATGCCGCTCGTCGGCTCGGTCGTCGTCGCCTGGCTGGTGTGCGCGGTCGCGTACCCGGTATGGTCGCTGACCATCGAAGGCACCCGCAAGGCGACCGACCGGCTGGTGACCGTCGGCGTCCTGACGGCGTTCGCGCTCGCGCTCGTACCCCTCGTCTCGATCATCGTGAAGGTGATCGCGGAGGGTGCCGGCGCCTTGAGCGCCGAGTTCCTCACGTACTCGATGCGTAACGTGATCGGGGAGGAGCAGGGCGGCATTTACCACGCCCTGATCGGCACCTTGCTGATCACCGCCGGCGCGACCGTCATCTCGGTTCCGATCGGCCTGTTCACCGCGATCTACCTCGTCGAGTACGCCAAGGACAACCGCCTCGGACACTGGATCCGCTTCCTGGTCGACGTGATGACCGGCATCCCGTCGATCGTGGCGGGCCTGTTCGCGTACTCGCTGTTCGTCGCGCTGTTCGAGCCGGGCATCCGACTCGGCATCGGCGGCTCGGTCGCGCTGTCGGTGCTGATGATCCCGGTGGTCGTACGTTCGTGCGAAGAGATGCTGAAGCTGGTCCCGAACGAGCTGCGCGAGGCGTCGTACGCCCTCGGCGTACCGAAGTGGCGCACGATCGTACGGGTCGTGATCCCGACATCGCTGGCCGGCATCGTCACCGGCATCACCCTGGCCATCGCCCGCATCATCGGTGAGACGGCACCTCTGCTGCTGATCGCGGGATCGACCACGTCGACGAACTTCAACTTGTTCGACGGCAACATGATGACGCTCCCGGTCTTCGCGTACTCAGAGGTGAGCTCGCCGGGAATGAACCCCGAGCTCTCCACCGAACGCGCATGGGGCGCCGCGCTGGTGCTGATGATCATCGTGATGCTGCTGAACCTGATCGCCCGTGTGGTGTCTTACCTCTTCTCGCCCAAGGGGGAGAAGTGA
- a CDS encoding HAD-IA family hydrolase, whose protein sequence is MAAYALRELHDRRAPPPRPHAVPPDRVRGRRLHPRTCAGIEHTDDEVSELVNEITRLDPFPEVVQALSELKSHGLKLFILSNGDPDMLAAGVPHSGTEHLWDRVMSVAEADSFKPHQTTYHTATSLIGLARGEVLFVANHAFDCIGAKAAGLRSAFIDRRKRPFGNDRYVPDVTVSDMAELANILKAEISA, encoded by the coding sequence GTGGCGGCGTACGCACTTCGAGAACTCCATGATCGACGCGCTCCTCCACCGCGACCACACGCCGTACCGCCGGATCGGGTTCGAGGCCGTCGACTACACCCTCGAACGTGTGCAGGCATCGAGCACACCGACGACGAGGTCAGCGAACTCGTCAACGAGATCACCAGGCTCGATCCGTTTCCCGAAGTCGTCCAGGCTCTCAGCGAGCTGAAGAGCCATGGCCTCAAGCTGTTCATCCTGTCCAACGGCGACCCCGACATGCTCGCCGCCGGGGTTCCGCACTCCGGAACCGAACACCTGTGGGACCGCGTCATGTCCGTCGCCGAAGCCGACTCGTTCAAACCGCACCAGACGACGTACCACACGGCGACATCGCTCATCGGGCTCGCCCGAGGCGAGGTCCTCTTCGTCGCCAACCACGCCTTCGACTGCATTGGCGCGAAGGCCGCCGGACTCCGGTCAGCATTCATCGACCGGCGCAAGCGCCCGTTCGGCAACGACCGCTACGTGCCGGACGTCACCGTCTCCGATATGGCTGAGCTCGCGAACATCCTGAAGGCCGAGATCTCGGCTTAG
- a CDS encoding polyphosphate polymerase domain-containing protein gives MLRRRLSAHGAVSETVAVPDLGVRGASGAFRSFNRYEIKYLIPERDVPRLREELAARMEPDTFGADGAYGVYSVYYDTTDLRFYWEKIEGIRFRRKLRLRHYGDASEADDSAPAFVEIKQRVNRVTQKRRIRLPLADARRLCAGDVSVEHHPEQQAFVHEVGRLVGSLSLRPIATTGYRREAYIGRQADFGLRVTIDHRIVGRDRDFHPAAGTENRFIVPRGTCVVEVKANERVPYWVTDLTARSNLSVVRISKYCQSVEVFDRAPRSRFHVHDHAGNQAVYHKQGA, from the coding sequence GTGTTGAGACGACGGCTATCGGCGCATGGCGCCGTTTCGGAAACGGTTGCGGTGCCGGACCTCGGTGTCCGCGGCGCGAGTGGGGCGTTTCGCTCGTTCAATCGCTACGAGATCAAGTACCTGATCCCAGAGCGGGATGTGCCGAGGTTGCGCGAGGAACTGGCGGCACGGATGGAGCCCGACACTTTCGGCGCCGACGGAGCGTACGGCGTGTACAGCGTGTATTACGACACCACCGATCTGCGGTTCTATTGGGAGAAGATCGAGGGAATCCGCTTTCGACGCAAGCTTCGTCTGCGGCACTACGGCGACGCGTCGGAGGCCGACGACTCCGCGCCAGCATTCGTTGAGATCAAGCAACGGGTCAACCGGGTGACTCAGAAGCGGCGGATCAGGTTGCCGCTCGCGGATGCGCGCAGGCTGTGCGCGGGCGACGTGTCCGTCGAACACCACCCCGAACAACAGGCGTTCGTCCACGAGGTGGGCCGACTCGTCGGATCGCTATCCCTGCGACCGATTGCGACGACGGGGTATCGACGCGAAGCATATATCGGTCGGCAGGCCGATTTCGGGCTGCGAGTGACGATCGACCACCGCATCGTGGGACGCGACCGAGACTTCCATCCGGCCGCAGGCACGGAGAACCGGTTCATCGTGCCGCGGGGCACCTGTGTCGTCGAGGTGAAGGCGAACGAGCGGGTTCCGTACTGGGTGACGGACCTGACCGCACGTTCGAACCTGTCGGTGGTGCGCATCTCCAAGTACTGCCAGAGCGTCGAGGTGTTCGACCGTGCGCCGCGCTCCCGTTTCCACGTCCACGACCACGCCGGCAACCAAGCCGTGTACCACAAGCAAGGAGCATGA
- a CDS encoding DUF4956 domain-containing protein yields the protein MMNFDVQDLSGTFSTFDIVVSMSLSFVLSTIIGWVYRRTHQNISYSQGYVQTLVIVGMVISLIMLVVGSNIARAFALVGALSVIRFRNAIKETRDVGFIFLVMAIGMATGTRFYLLAAVATIAICLVIVIMQKFDWFRLDIQRQVVKVQVPPESEAQAYVDDVLARFTDNFELVSTESVRSGALLELFYTAQLRSGVSQNQLIEALSEVNSGQRVTVLTGYDQTDL from the coding sequence ATGATGAACTTCGACGTTCAGGATCTCAGCGGCACGTTCTCCACGTTCGACATCGTTGTATCGATGTCGTTGTCGTTCGTGCTGTCGACCATCATCGGCTGGGTCTACCGCCGAACGCATCAGAACATCTCGTACAGCCAGGGCTACGTGCAGACACTGGTGATCGTCGGGATGGTGATCAGCCTGATCATGCTGGTGGTCGGCTCGAACATCGCCCGTGCGTTCGCGCTCGTCGGCGCGCTATCGGTGATCCGGTTCCGCAACGCGATCAAGGAGACCCGCGATGTCGGGTTCATCTTCTTGGTGATGGCCATCGGTATGGCGACCGGGACACGGTTCTATCTGCTTGCCGCGGTCGCCACGATCGCGATCTGTTTGGTCATCGTGATCATGCAGAAGTTCGATTGGTTCCGCCTCGACATCCAGCGTCAGGTGGTCAAGGTGCAGGTTCCGCCCGAGTCCGAGGCGCAGGCGTACGTCGACGACGTTTTGGCGCGATTCACCGACAACTTCGAACTGGTCAGCACCGAGTCGGTTCGTTCGGGCGCGCTGTTGGAGTTGTTCTACACCGCGCAGCTGCGGTCGGGAGTGAGTCAGAACCAGCTGATCGAGGCGCTGAGCGAAGTCAACAGCGGCCAACGGGTGACCGTCCTGACCGGCTACGACCAGACCGACCTATGA
- the pstB gene encoding phosphate ABC transporter ATP-binding protein PstB, with the protein MAKSIDVSDLDIYYGDFLAVEGVTISIPARSVTAFIGPSGCGKSTFLRSLNRMHEVIPGARVDGKVVIDGQDLYGPDVDPVVVRSQIGMVFQRPNPFPTMSIYDNVLAGFKLNAKRIKKSDADAVVERSLKSANLWNEVKDRLNRPGSGLSGGQQQRLCIARAVAVEPQVLLMDEPCSALDPISTSAIEDLVHELKESYTIVIVTHNMQQAARVSDDTAFFNLASVGKPGRLVEYGATSTIFSNPEEKATEAYIQGRFG; encoded by the coding sequence GTGGCTAAGAGCATCGACGTCTCCGACCTGGACATCTACTACGGCGACTTCCTCGCCGTCGAAGGCGTCACCATCAGCATCCCGGCGCGCTCTGTGACCGCGTTCATCGGACCCTCCGGCTGCGGCAAGTCGACCTTCCTGCGTTCGCTGAACCGGATGCACGAGGTGATCCCGGGCGCGCGCGTCGACGGCAAGGTCGTCATCGACGGACAGGACCTATACGGTCCGGACGTCGATCCGGTGGTCGTACGCAGCCAGATCGGCATGGTCTTCCAGCGGCCGAACCCGTTCCCGACGATGTCGATCTACGACAACGTGCTCGCAGGCTTCAAGCTGAACGCCAAGCGGATCAAGAAGAGCGACGCGGATGCGGTCGTCGAGCGTTCGTTGAAGAGCGCGAACCTGTGGAACGAGGTCAAGGACCGCCTCAACCGGCCCGGATCGGGTCTCTCCGGTGGGCAACAGCAGCGCCTCTGCATCGCCCGCGCCGTCGCCGTCGAGCCACAGGTGCTGCTGATGGACGAGCCGTGCTCGGCGCTCGACCCGATCTCGACCAGCGCGATCGAGGACCTCGTACACGAGCTCAAGGAGAGCTACACGATCGTGATCGTGACCCACAACATGCAGCAGGCTGCCCGGGTCAGCGACGACACGGCCTTCTTCAACCTGGCATCGGTCGGCAAGCCGGGCCGGTTGGTCGAGTACGGCGCGACGTCGACGATCTTCTCCAACCCGGAGGAGAAGGCGACAGAGGCGTACATCCAGGGCCGCTTCGGCTGA